In Xiphophorus hellerii strain 12219 chromosome 8, Xiphophorus_hellerii-4.1, whole genome shotgun sequence, the genomic window AAGTGACCTTCCTGAGAATATTTGCGAAaagcaacagaacaaaaaacatttttttttaaaagaaatgtgaaaaaaacgATTCATATTGCAGCTAAAATATCCCAAAACCtggtgaaaaatgtgttttattcatcTGGGGCAAAACCAACGCTGCATCACCAAGAGATCATCCTACCACGGTtaaacacagtggtggcagtatcatttAACAGGTGTGTGTAGGTGAATAGTAGTTCATCTTAGTGAAGTtggcataaataaatattagctgtgtgtttttgtcagtttgtctAGAAACCAGTAATTAAATCAAAAACCTTTGACTTAAACCAGTGACTTCGACtggttttatttacatgttaCATTTTGCATAGTTACTCTTCTGTGTATTTTGTGGATGTCTTGAAATGATAAATTTACGTGTTGTAGATGCAGAAACGTGTGATTGCGATACCAACAGTAATCTAGTTGCTGGAAATAGCTTTGTATCTCATTTATTggtctttaaataaattaaagttgaaCTGTTTTCCCTCCAGGTCTGCATGCTGTGTTCAGTGGGATACCACCTGTTCTCATGCCACCGTTTGGAAAAGACGTGCCGCCGCTGGCTGGCGCTGGACTACGCCGGCATTTCCATCGGGATCCTGGGCTGCTACGTTCCTGGGATCTTCTATGCTTTCTACTGTAATGCTGTGAGTGAAGACGTTTAGCATCTGCCTCTCAACCCATCCAAGGATTATGTCTCTTTAAAGATATCCGCCTACTGAAGACTTTGACTATGCCTAATTCCCCCCCTCCAGTTTTGGCGACAGGTCTACCTGCTGACGGTGCTCTCCTTGATCCTGGCCATCTTCTGCGCTCAGGTTCACCCTCGTTACCTCAGCAACGACTGGAAAATTATCAGGACGACAATCTTCTGCTGCGTGGCGGGCGTCGGCGTGATTCCTGCCTGCCACTGGATCTGGCTGAGTGAAGGGTTCGCTTCTGAGATTGTGCAGGTGCGGAAGGAAAATCAGTGTCGTAAGAAAtcaagaagaaaaccaaaaataaaatctgcaatcCATTTACTTTGTAGCTGTTTCTGCCTCGTGTGATTGTAATGTACCTGATAGCTGGATCTGCATTCCTGTTCTACGCCACCAAAATTCCAGAGCGATATTTCCCTggtgagattttattttgtctttcatttgtCTCTCTGTGATGTGATTTCCAAGATCTGATGAAAAAACCATTCAGTCATGAAACTACCTGCATTGGAATTTCCCAAGTATCACTAACTGAGACTTAGTATCTAAATTCCACTTAAAAAGCGAACCCAGGATTCTGTTTGATTTCAACAAATCTTCCCAATAACATCATCCATGGCTGTGATCTATTAAAGCAATCTGCTGAGTTTCTGGAGATGACTTTCACTGTAAATCGGTGCAATACGAACTGAATAAAGTCCTAGTGTTTCTGTGGAAAATACCAACTTATATTTAAGTTCTAACACAGACCAGACTTTATGCCATTAATTTATGTCTAAGAAGCAAGAAACATTATTTGATCTTAAAGCATTTTAGTTGGTCTGCAACCTGCGGCTCTTTGAAGCTTTTGCAGTAGCTGTtaataacttttacaaaaagcaataaagaaccaactaatgtttttaattatagaTATAAGAACAAATACAGCCTtaaggagttaaaaaaaaattttttgtagGAATAATTGCAAATTTCCACAAAAGATTGACTAAAGGAATCGGTAATATATTTGacatctattatttttttccattttggacATTTGGTTGGAAACTGTTCAGAATCAACTTTATAGGGCATAATTGTGTGCCGaagcaaaaatgttgatttcaaTATTACAGTGTACAGACATGATTATATAGAAACAtactttagaggaaataaaaatatatatataattttccacaaatctcCACATCCAATAGAAGAAAATGTACCCATTCACTTTATTGCAAAGatattgtcttttatttttcttccaaaatctaaaaacagaaataaagtgatGGTTCTTTAGACatgagaaatttttttttgtaaacatttatcaaaaattataagcaggttttttttttttttttcagaagatcatgtgacattttcagttgcaagttttatttagctggacaAAACGTCTCTTTTGATTATAaacttcatttctttattttaagtagattcttttatatatatatttctgtttttttcttcccttccaGGTCAGGTGAACTACATCGGCGCCAGCCACCAGCTGTGGCATGTACTGGTGGTGGTGATGTTTTACTGGTGGCACCAGACGGCCGTACACATCATGGACTTCAGACACAGCCGGCCCTGTCTCAGCCGGACCGGCGGCAGATAAGTGAACCTTTCCTCAAAACGTCACATTACTTTAAAACAACCTTCAGTTGTTGCCTTCACCTTTTCTTGCTGTAAGTGCGAGGCGCCTATGATGTTGATGCTGACTGATAGACATTGACCAATATTAAAAGCTCTTAAGAGTTTTGTGACTGTGGCGTTGCCTTCTGTTTTCACAACAGTGAACAGAAAATTGACTATTAGGTCAATGCATGAAgctgaaatgttcattttgtagAAACAAACTcaactttgatgtttttaagtGACATCatatattacatttaattaggttttgcctgttttttgtGTAGAAGTATTTAAAGAGGGGGTTATTTGAATCAAATCTTACTGCCTGCATGAAATCTGCCTTCTTTtgcctgcatttttttttaactttcatctACTTATGTTTTTATAAGAACTTTGGGAGGAAAATAGAAATATTGGTATAACATCTGAACAGAACGTTTTATCTCTATCTTTGGCATTCACATGCACAACAACATTTTACCTCTAAACCTTATTTTATGTCTAATTTATCTGCAGTTCTGCTCTGAATCAACTGGAGCTAGTTTTATAGCAGTTGTGTGATTTGGATAACGAAGACTGAGACATTTCACACAACTCATTGCATATTCCAAATGAGACTTTTTTTCTGGCGAAGATGTTAAGAAATAATGACGTCGTTCCTGACTGTTCTACTATTTTGCTTCCATTTCTAAAAGTAAGTGAGTCTTATATATAAGTCTATATAAATAAGTCTCAATTCCCACGGATTAAAAATTTTTAACCAAATTGCTGAAACACCCATAGAGTGCCAGTAGGTGGCGATAACATTAACAACACATGAGAGTGTTTGTTTCATTCCAGGCATTAATGTTTACACCTATTCACATGTGAGAAACTTGTAAACACAAATGTCTTCTCCTAGTGAGAGCAGAAATGAATTTTATTAGTGAAATATGGCTGTACATGTCCtcttaaaatcaaaaaaatcaaatcaaaaatgtgacaaaaatgtgtttttcttttttgtgtgtctcaTATATTCcttgtggaaaaacaaattatgtgTGACGGCATTAGATCTGAAAGAATTGTTTTAGTtgctgttcttgtttttatacTTAGTCCTACCTCCTTAGGATCAATCATGAGCAACAGAGTCAATCACAGAGCAGAATGATCACTGATAATCAAACCAGACTGATGCTGTAattttgcttagtttttttgtttttcttttcacaattcAGCTGTAACCTAATGAACACAACAATCACTCTAAGGTAATCACTTAAATATGAGCAGGGCATGATGATAAgagtctatttttttattttcctctacTGCCAAGTATATGTTGATGTAATATCCTCTGGATTGTGTGTGCATGGAGGAATGTACAATATTGATCTTTAATAACAACTGTAACTTGGATAACTTcaaaaagatcattttaattgCATGTTTGCACTTTAAGTCCAGTTCAATTATGTACATGCACGCACCTTAGCTGTCCATCCTTTTGTGTTTAAGTTGCAAactgaagaatattttttagaatTGGTTAAAGTTTTATCAAGATTACTGAAATAACAGATTATGAAAGTAAACGACCAGTCATTATAGTATTTAAGATTAACACAGAAATATACCAATGGAGAACCGCACTGAAATCTTTACTCTGTTTGAAAAGCTGATGGaagttttgttgatttaaatctCGGGGTTTTCATTGTGATCTGTCTGTGCTgagttaaacaaaaatacaaatacatctTAATCAAAATACGGACAAAATCAAAAAGATCAGGTGTGGTAGGACATGTTTTGTGTGTCCAGCA contains:
- the LOC116724036 gene encoding progestin and adipoQ receptor family member 3-like isoform X2, with protein sequence MLLKMPKKLLKTAHYIELGSYQHWPVLLPHRIRLYTYEQIPLFLKENPYITDGYRAHLTSKLCLKSIFILSNETVNIWSHLLGFLLFFSLGVNDLSSTLPAAGANREDYVIYAIGLFCFQVCMLCSVGYHLFSCHRLEKTCRRWLALDYAGISIGILGCYVPGIFYAFYCNAFWRQVYLLTVLSLILAIFCAQVHPRYLSNDWKIIRTTIFCCVAGVGVIPACHWIWLSEGFASEIVQLFLPRVIVMYLIAGSAFLFYATKIPERYFPGQVNYIGASHQLWHVLVVVMFYWWHQTAVHIMDFRHSRPCLSRTGGR
- the LOC116724036 gene encoding progestin and adipoQ receptor family member 3-like isoform X1 translates to MLLKMPKKLLKTAHYIELGSYQHWPVLLPHRIRLYTYEQIPLFLKENPYITDGYRAHLTSKLCLKSIFILSNETVNIWSHLLGFLLFFSLGVNDLSSTLPAAGANREDYVIYAIGLFCFQVQSAAPSQVCMLCSVGYHLFSCHRLEKTCRRWLALDYAGISIGILGCYVPGIFYAFYCNAFWRQVYLLTVLSLILAIFCAQVHPRYLSNDWKIIRTTIFCCVAGVGVIPACHWIWLSEGFASEIVQLFLPRVIVMYLIAGSAFLFYATKIPERYFPGQVNYIGASHQLWHVLVVVMFYWWHQTAVHIMDFRHSRPCLSRTGGR
- the LOC116724036 gene encoding progestin and adipoQ receptor family member 3-like isoform X3; translation: MLLKMPKKLLKTAHYIELGSYQHWPVLLPHRIRLYTYEQIPLFLKENPYITDGYRAHLTSKLCLKSTTSRWSKQRRLRHLRYRALLLPGLLFLLQVQSAAPSQVCMLCSVGYHLFSCHRLEKTCRRWLALDYAGISIGILGCYVPGIFYAFYCNAFWRQVYLLTVLSLILAIFCAQVHPRYLSNDWKIIRTTIFCCVAGVGVIPACHWIWLSEGFASEIVQLFLPRVIVMYLIAGSAFLFYATKIPERYFPGQVNYIGASHQLWHVLVVVMFYWWHQTAVHIMDFRHSRPCLSRTGGR
- the LOC116724036 gene encoding progestin and adipoQ receptor family member 3-like isoform X4 produces the protein MLLKMPKKLLKTAHYIELGSYQHWPVLLPHRIRLYTYEQIPLFLKENPYITDGYRAHLTSKLCLKSIFILSNETVNIWSHLLGFLLFFSLGVNDLSSTLPAAGANREDYVIYAIGLFCFQVQSAAPSQVCMLCSVGYHLFSCHRLEKTCRRWLALDYAGISIGILGCYVPGIFYAFYCNAFWRQVYLLTVLSLILAIFCAQVHPRYLSNDWKIIRTTIFCCVAGVGVIPACHWIWLSEGFASEIVQLDLHSCSTPPKFQSDISLVR